From the Lathyrus oleraceus cultivar Zhongwan6 chromosome 4, CAAS_Psat_ZW6_1.0, whole genome shotgun sequence genome, one window contains:
- the LOC127075716 gene encoding annexin-like protein RJ4 isoform X2: MATLVTIKSSPLEDAEALQKAFKGWGTDEKSVITILGHRSVYQRQQIRKTYQETYQEDLLKRLESEISGDFERAVYRWMLEPADRDAVLANVAIKDGSKGYPVIIEIVSVLSPEEVLALRRAYHNRYKHSLEEDVAAHTTGHLRQLLVGLVSSFRYGGDEINPKLAKTEADILHESIKEKKGNYEEAIRILTTRSKTQLLATFNRYKDDHGTSITKKLLDNASDDFHKALHTAIRCISDHKKYYEKVLRSALKRIGTDEDGLTRVVVTRAEKDLKDIKEVYYKRNSVHLEDAIAKEISGDYKKFILTLLGK; encoded by the exons ATGGCTACCCTTGTTACAATAAAATCATCTCCTCTTGAAGATGCTGAGGCTCTCCAAAAAGCTTTTAAAg GATGGGGTACTGATGAGAAGAGTGTGATAACAATATTGGGTCATAGAAGTGTTTATCAAAGACAACAAATCAGAAAAACTTATCAAGAAACATACCAAGAGGATCTCCTCAAACGCCTAGAATCTGAAATCTCCGGTGACTTCGAG AGAGCTGTGTACCGTTGGATGCTGGAACCTGCTGATCGCGACGCTGTTTTGGCCAATGTTGCCATCAAGGATGGAAGCAAAGGTTACCCTGTTATAATTGAAATTGTTAGTGTTCTTTCACCTGAAGAAGTTTTGGCGTTGAGACGCGCTTATCATAATCGTTACAAGCACTCTTTGGAAGAAGATGTGGCTGCTCATACAACGGGCCATCTTCGCCAG CTATTGGTTGGATTGGTGAGCTCATTTAGATACGGTGGTGACGAGATCAATCCTAAATTGGCGAAAACTGAAGCTGATATTCTTCATGAATCAATCAAGGAGAAAAAAGGTAACTATGAAGAAGCCATAAGAATCCTTACTACAAGGAGCAAGACTCAGCTTTTAGCAACTTTCAATCGTTACAAAGATGACCATGGCACTTCCATAACTAAG AAACTTTTGGATAATGCATCTGATGACTTTCACAAAGCATTGCACACCGCTATTCGATGCATCAGTGATCATAAGAAGTACTATGAAAAG GTTTTGCGTAGCGCGTTGAAAAGGATTGGAACAGACGAAGATGGACTGACTCGTGTTGTGGTAACGCGAGCTGAGAAGGATTTGAAGGACATCAAAGAGGTGTATTATAAGAGAAACAGTGTTCATCTTGAAGATGCAATTGCCAAGGAAATTTCAGGGGACTACAAAAAGTTCATTCTTACCTTGTTGGGGAAGTAA
- the LOC127075716 gene encoding annexin-like protein RJ4 isoform X1, with translation MATRIAPTNHSPLADAEALHKAFKGWGTDEKSVITILGHRSVYQRQQIRKTYQETYQEDLLKRLESEISGDFERAVYRWMLEPADRDAVLANVAIKDGSKGYPVIIEIVSVLSPEEVLALRRAYHNRYKHSLEEDVAAHTTGHLRQLLVGLVSSFRYGGDEINPKLAKTEADILHESIKEKKGNYEEAIRILTTRSKTQLLATFNRYKDDHGTSITKKLLDNASDDFHKALHTAIRCISDHKKYYEKVLRSALKRIGTDEDGLTRVVVTRAEKDLKDIKEVYYKRNSVHLEDAIAKEISGDYKKFILTLLGK, from the exons ATGGCTACTCGTATTGCTCCCACCAACCATTCTCCTCTTGCAGATGCAGAAGCTCTTCATAAAGCTTTCAAAG GATGGGGTACTGATGAGAAGAGTGTGATAACAATATTGGGTCATAGAAGTGTTTATCAAAGACAACAAATCAGAAAAACTTATCAAGAAACATACCAAGAGGATCTCCTCAAACGCCTAGAATCTGAAATCTCCGGTGACTTCGAG AGAGCTGTGTACCGTTGGATGCTGGAACCTGCTGATCGCGACGCTGTTTTGGCCAATGTTGCCATCAAGGATGGAAGCAAAGGTTACCCTGTTATAATTGAAATTGTTAGTGTTCTTTCACCTGAAGAAGTTTTGGCGTTGAGACGCGCTTATCATAATCGTTACAAGCACTCTTTGGAAGAAGATGTGGCTGCTCATACAACGGGCCATCTTCGCCAG CTATTGGTTGGATTGGTGAGCTCATTTAGATACGGTGGTGACGAGATCAATCCTAAATTGGCGAAAACTGAAGCTGATATTCTTCATGAATCAATCAAGGAGAAAAAAGGTAACTATGAAGAAGCCATAAGAATCCTTACTACAAGGAGCAAGACTCAGCTTTTAGCAACTTTCAATCGTTACAAAGATGACCATGGCACTTCCATAACTAAG AAACTTTTGGATAATGCATCTGATGACTTTCACAAAGCATTGCACACCGCTATTCGATGCATCAGTGATCATAAGAAGTACTATGAAAAG GTTTTGCGTAGCGCGTTGAAAAGGATTGGAACAGACGAAGATGGACTGACTCGTGTTGTGGTAACGCGAGCTGAGAAGGATTTGAAGGACATCAAAGAGGTGTATTATAAGAGAAACAGTGTTCATCTTGAAGATGCAATTGCCAAGGAAATTTCAGGGGACTACAAAAAGTTCATTCTTACCTTGTTGGGGAAGTAA